The region ATTATCATCGCACTTTTAATTGGATTAATCGTCATTGGGTCAAATAGTTATGAATATCTCCAAGAGCTTCAATTAAAAGAACTCTTCGTCATGAAAGTCACTATCGTACTTGTCATCGCCTACTTACTCATCCTTCTCTTCATCAAAAAATTCTCAATTAAAATAGCATCCATTGCGATACTTCTCATCCTAGAACTTGGGATTAGTGCCTCTATGACGCTTAATCGTTATCCTGATGGTAGCGAAGACTTCAGGCTAGGTGAAAAATATGACCAAGAAGCCTTTGATTATCTAGAAGAACTTGATTCAAGTTTGTATCGTACTTATACGCCTATCCGTGCAACGGATTACAGTATTTACCGAAACTTAAACTTACACTATGGATACAAAAGCGTTTCAACGTACGATAGCATGTACCAATTTACACTTAGCGATTTCTTTTCCCTAATTGGGGCCAATCCGACGTATTGGGGCTTCCATATTCTTGAATCAGAGACAGCTAAAATGCTTGGCGTTAAATATTATGTCATCTCACACGATGAACAAGATTTAATTGACAACTTGGATGAGCTAACACTACTAAAAACATTCGAACATGAATCCGTTTATTTGTATAACGACTACTTACCAATTGGGTTCACGTATTCAAACTATTTAAAACAATCGGATGCTTTAGCTATGTCACCATCTGAGATTGATTTTGTTAACACCTTAGTCCTTGAAGACGATGACTTTGAATCACTTTCACTTAAAAAGCAAAGTGATAAGCGTGACCTATTTGAACAAACCACATACTCGCAAAATAGGATTGATGGAACGATTACCATCACGTCTCCTGCTTACCTTTACTTCTCGATTCCATACGATAAAGGGTGGAACTTATCCGTAAACGGTGTAAAAACAAACTTTGATAAAGTACAAGGTGGATTTATTGGACTTCCTCTTGAAACAGGTCATTATAACATCACCTTAACCTATACACCACCAGGTTTTAAACTAGGAGCTATCCTAACAACCATCAGTACGCTAGGATTTATCACAATCCTAATCATAGAATTCAAAAAAAATGAACTCGGAAATTAATTCCCGAGTTCATTTTTTTTATTGACGTTTTCGACGATCAGCGATTAAGAAGAAAATAAAAAGTCCGCTACAACATGCTGTTAAAATGATTCCAATATTTAATCCAATCGGCCAATATGAAAATTCAATCTCATATTCACCTGCGTCAAGTTGTAGTCCTAAGAACCCTTGATTCACCTTAATCGGTTGAACCGTTTCTCCATTCACTTTAACACTCCATCCCTTATCATAAGGAATTGAAGTAAATAACCACTGGTTATCTTCATTAATCGTAATACTTGTTTTTAAATCATCATTATTAAATTCTAACACATCTAAACCTTGTGTTTGACGTGTTGTATATAACTCATCATAACGACTTAAGTTTTCATCTAAGTAAATGTTCACTAGTGCTAGTGGATCACCGTAATCACCCACAACGACCTCTAAATAATCAAATTTCGGTTCAATATAAAATCCTGCATAATCAAACTGATATCCGATTTGCTCAAAAACTAATTCTCCATCTAAATACGCTCGAACCTCAAGATCCGGTGAGCCAAAGTTTTCAACATAAACCATTGTCTTTTCTTTTGGTTCTTCATATTCAAAGCTAAAGAATCCTGGTTTTCCCCATTCTAAAATTGACGTTAATTCTTCTAATGGATTGATATCACGGAATGAATGACTAGCATATTCATCTGGTACAACTAAATAATAAGGATATAACAAGTTTTGTTCAAGCGCAGACTTAGAATTAAAGTCAGATTCACTGATGACCTGATTAAAGGTAAAGCCTAAATCGGTATAGAATTGATTTTCATAAACAATCGCGCCATTTAAATGCGTTAAATATTGAAACCCATAAGGAAGATTTGCTTCTCCACCACTAAAATCAATATAGTATTTATAAGCTAATAAATTTAACACGTTCTCCTTCCCGATTTGTTGAGAAGTTGTCCAAGAAGCAACCTTAAGTGGAGACAAGAACTGATCTTGACTATACTGATAAACCGAGGTGTAGAATCTAAATCCTTTAAAGTTACTCGACATTGGTAAATTATCATCCGCTGGTTTTCCTTTTTGAGTCGTTCTAAATTCAACACGATAGAAACTATCATCCATTTCCTGAAGAGCTTTAAAGAAATCAGAACGCTCAACCGCCTCATAATCTAAATTCTCTTTTGTCAATGGTGCATCTGTGCTTAATAGGTTTCTAAATGAAATAAGTCCTTCGAGTGCAATAAACACTGATAAAATGACTATTTTATACTTAATTTTAGGTAAAACTAAAGTTAACGTAAAAATAATAACCAAGATAGATGCTAATAAACAATGATTTTTTAACATGACTAATTCGTGTGCATTAACATTCCATTGACGCCATAATGTAAACCCATACAATCCCCATACGATGACAATAACAGTTCCTGCCATAACCATTAAGGCTGTCTTAAGATATTTCGTATAGAAGGCTTCTTCACGGTCTTTAAAATAGGCGTCTAGGAAGCGCGTGAGCATCATGACAAATAAGAACATAAACATATACATCCAACGTGTATCAAGAGATCCTTGTAATAACACATAGAAGATTTTAAATACAAAGAAGAATGATAATATTCCAAGGAAAATAACATACCCCATTTTTTCTCGTTTATCTTTTAAGAAAAGTAATAATGGAACAACCACTGGTGTTAGGATGGTCGTATACAAAGAGGCTCCTCCTCCCCATCCAATTCCAGGATCCGTTGTGCAACTAATTAAGAAGTTAGGATCAAAACGATGTCCCACTGGGAAGAAAATACTCGTTACATAACGATAAAATTG is a window of Turicibacter sanguinis DNA encoding:
- a CDS encoding YfhO family protein, whose protein sequence is MKKYHYMLILVGIVLLAHLKYVLTGELMIFYGDNLTQVLPFYYHGWDLVHSGELNFWDWTHGLGSSVFSHVYYFLTSPFFWLTTLFPRDVIPTLFLYWYIIKISLIGIFSFLWLSKLNKKLGVAFIGALVIMFSGWVLTYYHFFFFLDAFLLYPLILYAIERYLEEKKFGLMVLLVALITMMNFYFSYQFIPFAMMYSLFRNFLMNRGKEIFLTQLKIIGFYLLGIGIGGLILIPSALIIIQTPRLSESGTSLTSVVTLKQFYRYVTSIFFPVGHRFDPNFLISCTTDPGIGWGGGASLYTTILTPVVVPLLLFLKDKREKMGYVIFLGILSFFFVFKIFYVLLQGSLDTRWMYMFMFLFVMMLTRFLDAYFKDREEAFYTKYLKTALMVMAGTVIVIVWGLYGFTLWRQWNVNAHELVMLKNHCLLASILVIIFTLTLVLPKIKYKIVILSVFIALEGLISFRNLLSTDAPLTKENLDYEAVERSDFFKALQEMDDSFYRVEFRTTQKGKPADDNLPMSSNFKGFRFYTSVYQYSQDQFLSPLKVASWTTSQQIGKENVLNLLAYKYYIDFSGGEANLPYGFQYLTHLNGAIVYENQFYTDLGFTFNQVISESDFNSKSALEQNLLYPYYLVVPDEYASHSFRDINPLEELTSILEWGKPGFFSFEYEEPKEKTMVYVENFGSPDLEVRAYLDGELVFEQIGYQFDYAGFYIEPKFDYLEVVVGDYGDPLALVNIYLDENLSRYDELYTTRQTQGLDVLEFNNDDLKTSITINEDNQWLFTSIPYDKGWSVKVNGETVQPIKVNQGFLGLQLDAGEYEIEFSYWPIGLNIGIILTACCSGLFIFFLIADRRKRQ